A stretch of Chitinophaga caeni DNA encodes these proteins:
- a CDS encoding RelA/SpoT family protein, with translation MKQDMDTVTVQKYNLDEEQEKKEIVRQYRALLRALKPRLKKGDRELVRTAFEMAADAHKDMRRKSGEPYILHPLAVAQICVEEIGLGVRSAICALLHDTVEDTEITLEDVEREFGNEIAHIVDGLTKISNVIDANNTGNTTAQAENFKKILLTLADDPRVILIKLADRLHNMRTLDSMSREKQLKIASETVFIYAPLAHRLGLYNIKSELEDLAMKYTEQDTYREIARRLKETKRERTRYINEFIKPIKEVLQEEGFHFEIYGRPKSIHSIWNKIKTKGVLFEEVYDLFAIRIIMDSTPEKEKAECWKVYSIITDFYHPSPERTRDWLSNPKSNGYEALHVTVMGPNGKWVEVQIRSKRMNDYAEKGLAAHWRYKEGNQSVQESKFDQWFTQIREILSNPDSNTLDFLADFKSNLFTEEIYVYTPKGDLKILPVNSTALDFAYSIHSAVGNRCIGAKVNYKLVPLSHKLRSGDQVEIITSSKQRPSEDWLNIVLTAKAKSKIKDALKEEKRKVAMDGKAALERKLDHLKVSMSNHNINELVQYYKQPSPLDLYYQIAVKNIDLKDLKQFNVIADKLDAPKPVKNHDIPAPVVHEEHRHKELQKKDAELIIFGESSDKIAYKLANCCRPIPGDDVFGFITASEGLKIHRTNCPNAAQLLANYGHRVVKTKWVKNREISFLTGLRIIGMDDVGVIHKITNIISGEQKVNIAALTIESKEGLFEGHIKVYVHDKEELDELVIKLNSLDGIQSVSRLED, from the coding sequence TTGAAGCAAGATATGGATACCGTGACTGTTCAAAAATATAATCTCGACGAGGAACAAGAAAAAAAGGAGATCGTCAGGCAATACAGGGCATTATTAAGGGCTTTAAAGCCCAGGTTGAAGAAGGGCGACAGGGAACTGGTGCGTACTGCCTTCGAAATGGCCGCCGATGCCCACAAGGATATGCGTCGTAAATCCGGCGAACCGTACATTCTCCATCCCTTGGCCGTGGCACAGATTTGCGTCGAAGAAATCGGTTTAGGTGTGCGTTCCGCCATCTGCGCCTTGTTGCACGATACCGTGGAAGACACGGAGATCACCCTCGAAGATGTGGAAAGGGAATTTGGCAACGAGATTGCCCACATCGTGGACGGCCTCACCAAAATATCTAATGTCATCGACGCCAATAATACCGGTAATACCACCGCGCAAGCCGAGAATTTCAAGAAAATCTTACTTACCCTGGCCGATGATCCGAGGGTAATCCTGATCAAGTTGGCAGATCGCCTGCATAACATGCGGACGCTCGACAGCATGAGCCGGGAGAAGCAATTGAAGATCGCTTCAGAAACCGTATTCATTTACGCCCCATTGGCGCACCGCCTGGGGTTATATAATATTAAAAGCGAACTCGAAGACCTCGCCATGAAGTACACCGAACAGGATACTTACCGCGAGATTGCCCGCCGCTTAAAGGAAACCAAGCGCGAACGGACCCGCTATATCAACGAGTTTATCAAGCCTATCAAAGAAGTTTTACAAGAGGAAGGTTTTCATTTCGAAATATATGGTCGCCCGAAGTCGATCCATTCCATCTGGAATAAGATCAAAACTAAGGGAGTTCTTTTTGAAGAAGTTTACGACCTCTTCGCGATCCGTATTATTATGGATTCGACACCTGAAAAAGAGAAGGCGGAATGTTGGAAAGTATATTCCATTATTACCGATTTCTACCACCCTTCGCCCGAAAGAACCCGTGATTGGCTCAGTAACCCTAAGTCCAATGGCTATGAAGCCCTGCACGTCACCGTGATGGGCCCCAATGGTAAATGGGTGGAGGTTCAGATACGCTCCAAGCGTATGAACGACTATGCAGAGAAGGGTTTAGCTGCCCACTGGAGATATAAAGAAGGTAACCAAAGCGTACAGGAATCGAAATTTGATCAATGGTTTACCCAGATCAGGGAGATCTTGAGCAACCCGGATTCAAACACGCTGGACTTTTTGGCCGATTTTAAAAGTAATCTCTTTACCGAGGAGATTTATGTGTACACCCCTAAAGGGGATCTGAAAATATTGCCGGTGAACTCTACCGCTCTTGATTTCGCATATTCGATCCATAGCGCCGTAGGTAACCGTTGCATTGGCGCCAAGGTGAATTACAAATTAGTGCCGCTTAGCCATAAATTAAGAAGCGGGGACCAGGTGGAGATCATCACTTCCAGTAAGCAAAGACCCTCCGAAGATTGGCTGAATATTGTACTGACGGCCAAGGCCAAATCAAAGATTAAAGACGCGCTGAAGGAAGAAAAGCGCAAAGTAGCCATGGATGGAAAAGCTGCCCTTGAAAGGAAGTTAGACCATTTGAAGGTCTCCATGAGCAACCATAATATCAACGAGTTAGTTCAATATTATAAGCAACCTTCACCGTTGGACCTGTATTATCAAATCGCGGTCAAAAACATTGACCTGAAAGATTTGAAGCAGTTTAACGTGATCGCGGATAAACTGGACGCCCCGAAACCTGTAAAAAATCATGATATCCCGGCCCCGGTAGTTCACGAAGAACACCGCCATAAGGAATTACAGAAAAAAGACGCCGAACTGATCATCTTCGGGGAAAGTTCCGATAAGATCGCTTATAAATTGGCTAATTGCTGCCGCCCGATCCCCGGCGATGACGTATTTGGTTTTATTACGGCTAGTGAAGGTCTTAAAATTCACCGGACAAACTGCCCCAATGCGGCCCAATTATTGGCAAATTATGGCCATAGGGTGGTAAAAACCAAGTGGGTGAAAAACCGTGAAATCTCGTTCTTGACAGGTTTGCGGATCATCGGTATGGATGATGTAGGTGTTATCCATAAGATCACGAACATTATTTCAGGGGAACAGAAAGTGAATATCGCGGCCCTCACTATTGAATCCAAGGAAGGTTTATTCGAGGGACATATAAAAGTATACGTTCATGATAAGGAGGAGCTGGACGAATTGGTGATAAAATTGAACAGTTTGGACGGGATACAATCGGTAAGTCGCTTGGAGGATTAA
- a CDS encoding anti-sigma factor family protein, whose translation MIEEMHIPDQQLQEWANGQTGLDADQKEHLSNCEYCQQQLAIYKNMYSSLKRMEQPVIPGALLQKIIRQLPSGEPVKVRLHRNDLVIIGLMIIMVLIPILYFNNSIKEYLSVARGISFQMCIITILGAAVFYLCTLLIDQPKISFGKHQKM comes from the coding sequence ATGATAGAAGAAATGCATATACCGGATCAGCAGTTACAAGAATGGGCCAATGGGCAAACAGGCTTGGATGCTGATCAAAAAGAGCATTTATCTAATTGTGAATATTGTCAACAACAACTCGCTATATATAAAAACATGTATAGTTCGTTGAAAAGGATGGAACAGCCCGTTATACCCGGGGCTTTGCTTCAAAAAATCATCCGGCAATTACCTTCGGGAGAACCTGTGAAAGTAAGGCTTCACCGCAATGATCTTGTCATAATCGGGTTGATGATAATAATGGTATTAATACCCATATTATATTTTAACAATTCGATAAAAGAGTATTTGTCAGTTGCGAGGGGCATTTCTTTTCAAATGTGTATCATCACAATTTTAGGAGCCGCGGTATTTTACCTGTGTACATTATTGATAGATCAGCCAAAAATATCATTCGGTAAACATCAAAAAATGTAA
- a CDS encoding adenylosuccinate synthase, translating to MVDVLLGLQWGDEGKGKIVDYFAGKYDVIARFQGGPNAGHTLYVNGQKVVLHTIPSGVFHANTINLVGNGVVLDPVTFKKECEKITALGIDLKSNLFIAEKTHVIVPTHRALDKASELAKGQEKIGSTLKGIGPAYMDKTGRNGIRVGDLLSADFPNIYQKLKTKHEQLLSNYGFDEDITGWEQEFFEAVEFLRSMNIVNGEYFINKLIKEGKKVLAEGAQGSMLDVDFGTYPFVTSSNTISAGVCTGLGIAPQLIKEVIGVTKAYCTRVGSGPFPTELFDETGEELRQVGHEFGATTGRPRRCGWIDLVALKYTCMLSGVTQLVMTKSDVLDSFDEVKACKAYEIEGKTTEELPFNICQAKVEPVYESFPGWTEKTAACDSYSQLPNEMKNFLSFVEQYLEAPVQFVSNGPGRDQILEKK from the coding sequence ATGGTAGATGTATTGTTAGGGCTACAATGGGGTGACGAAGGAAAAGGCAAAATAGTAGATTATTTTGCCGGTAAGTACGACGTTATTGCCCGTTTCCAAGGCGGGCCCAATGCGGGACATACTTTGTATGTAAATGGCCAAAAAGTAGTACTGCATACCATCCCTTCTGGTGTGTTTCATGCTAATACCATTAACCTAGTAGGTAATGGTGTAGTGCTCGACCCGGTAACTTTTAAAAAGGAATGTGAGAAAATCACGGCACTGGGTATCGACCTGAAATCCAATTTGTTTATTGCGGAAAAAACGCATGTGATCGTCCCAACACACCGTGCCCTGGATAAAGCCTCCGAATTGGCTAAAGGACAGGAGAAGATCGGTTCTACCCTGAAAGGTATTGGTCCCGCTTACATGGATAAAACCGGTAGAAATGGTATCCGTGTAGGTGATTTATTATCAGCCGATTTCCCCAATATCTACCAGAAATTAAAGACCAAACACGAGCAATTATTATCCAATTATGGTTTCGATGAAGACATCACCGGGTGGGAACAAGAGTTTTTCGAGGCCGTAGAGTTCTTGCGCAGCATGAACATCGTGAACGGGGAATATTTTATCAATAAACTAATTAAAGAAGGTAAAAAAGTGCTGGCCGAAGGCGCACAAGGTAGCATGCTGGATGTTGACTTCGGTACTTATCCTTTCGTAACTTCTTCAAATACAATCTCTGCCGGCGTATGTACCGGTTTAGGCATTGCCCCGCAATTGATTAAAGAAGTGATCGGTGTAACGAAAGCTTACTGCACCCGTGTAGGTAGTGGCCCTTTCCCAACCGAACTATTCGACGAAACCGGGGAAGAATTGCGGCAAGTAGGTCACGAATTTGGCGCAACTACCGGGAGACCCCGCCGTTGCGGTTGGATCGACTTGGTGGCACTCAAATACACTTGTATGTTGAGCGGTGTAACTCAATTGGTTATGACCAAAAGTGATGTGCTCGATTCATTCGATGAAGTGAAGGCTTGTAAAGCGTATGAAATTGAAGGAAAAACTACGGAAGAATTGCCTTTCAACATCTGCCAAGCTAAAGTTGAGCCGGTTTATGAAAGCTTCCCTGGTTGGACTGAAAAAACAGCTGCATGTGATTCATACAGTCAGCTACCTAACGAAATGAAAAATTTCTTATCTTTTGTCGAACAATATTTAGAGGCGCCGGTTCAGTTTGTTTCTAATGGTCCGGGAAGGGATCAAATACTTGAAAAAAAGTAG
- the tig gene encoding trigger factor has translation MATVTRENIGLLNDKITVKVSQEDYLPNFEKALKQFSKSANIPGFRKGMVPVGMVKKMSGQAIMTDEVLKSVEKGLMEFIQTEKLDIFGQPISLDQTSQKIDVNQPAEYTFDFEIGLKPVIDITPLDGNTTLTKYKITVTDAMVDDELNRLQLKGGKAEEVESITSEDDVLNVSFEAANDKGEVAEGTEKKETSVLLKYFTPAIQEQLKGKKVGDSISFKLSDAFDAERQAFILKDLKLDEAAVNDHFKVTITKINHIQKRELNEEFFAEVYPNQEITTEEAFRAKLKEEIAKYWEVEARNNLHNELFETLVHETPIELPADFLKRWLQIGGEKPKTAEEAEQEYPGFDHQLRWTLISDKLIRDNGIEVSFEEVKENAKQRIMAYFGGAAEGAEWMDSYIDNMLKDEKFVDQTYREMITTKLFDFAETKVSVKEEEITAEEFVKLPHKHHHHEH, from the coding sequence ATGGCAACCGTAACCAGAGAAAACATTGGTTTATTGAATGATAAGATCACTGTGAAAGTGAGCCAGGAAGATTATCTTCCTAATTTTGAAAAAGCCCTGAAGCAATTCAGCAAATCTGCCAACATTCCAGGTTTCCGTAAAGGAATGGTGCCTGTTGGCATGGTGAAAAAAATGAGCGGCCAGGCTATCATGACCGACGAAGTGTTGAAATCCGTTGAAAAAGGTTTGATGGAATTTATCCAAACTGAAAAATTGGACATCTTCGGTCAACCCATCAGCCTGGATCAAACTTCTCAAAAAATCGATGTTAATCAGCCTGCGGAATACACTTTCGATTTCGAAATCGGCCTGAAACCCGTTATTGACATCACCCCTCTCGACGGCAATACCACGTTGACTAAGTACAAAATCACGGTAACCGATGCCATGGTGGATGATGAGCTCAACCGCTTGCAATTAAAAGGTGGTAAAGCTGAAGAAGTAGAATCGATCACTTCTGAAGATGATGTACTGAACGTATCTTTCGAAGCTGCCAACGACAAAGGCGAAGTAGCTGAAGGTACCGAGAAAAAAGAAACCTCCGTATTATTAAAATATTTTACCCCTGCCATTCAAGAGCAATTGAAAGGTAAAAAAGTAGGGGACTCCATCTCTTTCAAGCTGTCTGATGCTTTCGATGCTGAAAGGCAAGCTTTTATCTTAAAAGATCTCAAGCTGGATGAGGCTGCCGTGAATGATCATTTCAAAGTGACCATCACCAAAATCAACCATATCCAGAAAAGAGAATTGAACGAAGAATTTTTTGCCGAGGTATATCCAAATCAAGAAATCACTACGGAAGAGGCTTTCCGCGCCAAATTAAAAGAGGAAATCGCCAAATACTGGGAAGTAGAAGCCAGGAATAATCTCCATAATGAGCTTTTCGAAACCCTCGTACATGAAACCCCGATCGAATTACCTGCCGACTTCTTGAAGCGTTGGTTGCAAATCGGTGGCGAAAAACCTAAAACTGCCGAGGAAGCAGAGCAAGAATACCCTGGTTTCGACCATCAATTACGTTGGACTTTGATCAGCGATAAATTGATTCGTGATAATGGCATTGAAGTTTCCTTCGAAGAAGTGAAAGAAAATGCTAAACAACGCATCATGGCTTACTTCGGCGGTGCGGCTGAAGGAGCTGAGTGGATGGATTCTTATATCGATAACATGTTGAAAGACGAGAAATTCGTAGATCAAACTTATCGTGAAATGATCACAACCAAGTTATTTGATTTCGCAGAAACTAAGGTGAGCGTGAAAGAAGAGGAGATAACAGCCGAAGAATTTGTTAAATTACCTCATAAACATCACCATCATGAACATTAA
- a CDS encoding GxxExxY protein: protein MFVNLDIDYTGLELKYKDVTQKIIGASFEVHKVLGRGFREVIYHRALTYEFQAAGLIFDKEKLCSIYYKDLAGPIGSQVADFIVEEKVLVEIKAVAEIDDGHIAQTLNYLKVFKLEVGLLVNFGENSLKFKRLVL from the coding sequence ATGTTTGTTAACCTTGATATTGATTACACGGGTTTAGAGTTAAAGTATAAAGATGTTACCCAAAAGATTATCGGTGCCTCTTTTGAAGTGCACAAAGTTTTAGGACGCGGATTTCGTGAGGTTATTTATCATCGGGCTTTGACCTATGAATTTCAGGCTGCGGGATTAATCTTCGACAAGGAAAAATTATGTAGTATTTATTATAAGGATTTAGCTGGGCCTATAGGTTCGCAAGTGGCAGACTTTATTGTTGAAGAAAAAGTACTTGTAGAAATTAAAGCTGTTGCGGAAATAGATGATGGGCATATTGCACAAACGCTGAATTATTTGAAAGTATTCAAATTAGAGGTTGGATTACTGGTGAATTTTGGAGAGAATAGTTTGAAGTTTAAACGGCTGGTCCTCTAA
- a CDS encoding RNA polymerase sigma factor, which yields MSRLQEHLPPDHELVARVLQGEQQAFEIIMRASAGLVAHVVYRLISKVEDREDLTQDIYLKVYRQLPRFEFRSRLNTWIGRIAYTTCLNYLKKKKLLLIGAGTYEDGNGDGAGDDGASWLAKNYFEGMGNSENPEKRLLGKEIEFYINDSLEQLQPLQQLLIVLHHQQEMGIQEIAGIVEMPEGTVKSHLFRARKSMKSFLVKKLKKDEL from the coding sequence ATGAGCAGGCTCCAGGAACATTTACCACCGGATCATGAATTAGTAGCCAGGGTGTTACAGGGCGAACAGCAGGCCTTCGAGATCATCATGCGGGCATCCGCAGGATTGGTGGCGCATGTTGTTTATAGACTTATTAGCAAAGTAGAGGACCGGGAAGATCTTACACAGGATATATATTTAAAGGTATACCGCCAATTACCGCGATTTGAATTTCGCTCCCGTTTAAATACTTGGATTGGCCGGATTGCCTATACAACTTGTTTGAATTATTTAAAGAAGAAGAAGTTGCTGTTGATCGGCGCCGGAACTTATGAAGATGGCAACGGCGATGGGGCGGGGGACGATGGCGCGAGTTGGCTGGCGAAGAATTATTTCGAGGGAATGGGCAATAGTGAAAATCCTGAAAAACGCTTGTTAGGAAAAGAAATCGAATTTTATATAAATGATTCATTGGAGCAATTGCAACCGTTACAGCAGCTATTAATCGTGCTACATCACCAGCAAGAAATGGGGATACAAGAAATTGCGGGAATCGTGGAAATGCCGGAAGGGACGGTTAAAAGTCACCTCTTTAGAGCTAGGAAATCGATGAAATCATTCCTGGTCAAAAAACTTAAAAAAGATGAGTTATGA